The following proteins are encoded in a genomic region of Gouania willdenowi chromosome 6, fGouWil2.1, whole genome shotgun sequence:
- the LOC114465570 gene encoding rhombotin-1-like codes for MVLDKEESVSLVSLQSREKPRGCAGCNGKIRDRFMLQALDRYWHEDCLKCACCDCRLGRMGSTLYTRANLILCRKDYLRLFGVTGNCAACSKLIPAFEMVMRARDNVYHLDCFACQLCRQRFCVGDKFFLKNNMILCQLDYEGGHLNGNGKRPPQ; via the exons ATGGTACTGGACAAGGAGGAAA GTGTGTCTCTCGTGTCCCTCCAGTCCAGAGAGAAACCAAGGGGCTGCGCTGGTTGTAACGGGAAGATCCGAGACCGCTTCATGCTCCAGGCGTTGGACAGATACTGGCATGAAGACTGTCTCAAGTGTGCTTGCTGCGACTGCCGCCTGGGCCGGATGGGTTCCACCCTCTACACCCGGGCCAATCTCATCCTCTGCCGAAAAGACTACCTAAG GCTCTTTGGGGTGACCGGGAACTGCGCAGCCTGCAGTAAACTGATCCCTGCCTTTGAAATGGTGATGAGAGCCAGAGACAATGTCTACCATTTAGACTGCTTTGCCTGTCAGCTCTGCCGCCAGAG ATTTTGCGTGGGAGACAAGTTTTTTCTGAAGAACAATATGATCCTGTGCCAGCTGGACTACGAAGGAGGCCATCTCAATGGCAACGGCAAGAGGCCGCCGCAATGA